CCGTCTCAGAGAAACCCTAATCCCTCTCTCTCCCCCCCTGTCCGGAACCGACGCAAGCGTCTCCACAGATTCTTCTCTCACCCTTTAAATAGTTCAAGCATCAAAACAGATATCTTTTTGATACTACGTACTCTTCCCATGCTCTCCACCGTTAGATTCGGGTCTTCTCaaaatccttaaaaaaaaaatttagggagGGAAAATTTTAAGCTATCATGTTCCACACCACTTCTCCGAATCCCGATCGTTCGATCCAATCAAACTATCGAAAATAGACGGTCACGAAGGCCTTGTGTACCCGAACTCACATCGAGTAAATAATTTTACTCGAAATAAAAAATGAGATACAATTAAATTCCAAACAAGTAGTTTGTAGTCTGATGTGTTTTTTCTTATATATGGAAATACTATTCACGTCTAATATAGTAAAAAGATAGAATCGGTTATCCAACTGTCTTATCTTATACGATCGGTTTCACAGTCATATGTGAAAAGATAAATGAAAAAATTAATATTGGACACTGCAGGAAGGTGATTTTTATCTTAATGGATTTATTATTTGATGACAAACTGAAATATTCCGACAATTAATAATTGTTGGAGCTGAAAATTGCACATTGAAATAAGAAGCCTGAGGAAAAGGGGAATGGAGATTCAAACCAAATATTAACCTCAAAATatggggaaaaaaaataaatgtgtTTTTCAGTTTCTTTTGGGCTTCAGAAAAGAAATTAGTCTTGTTTCAGTTAATGACTGCAATCAAGTTGATCAATTCTTAGTGTGTTATGATTAAGAGTATTTTCCATTATAATATGTGATTTCCCATATAATAAATTAAGAGTATTttcaacaaattaaattaaattagttggattgattaaaatcttatctatttttattattgttacgtGCCAACAAAAAGATATTCACAATTGAATATgtaataaaaaatattacaagACTAAATCCtatagaaatagaaaaaaaatccatACGAGaggtatatattatataaaaacaatatttttttaGACTAGGAAAAAAATCATAATGAACCTAAaataatttagaatttaaaagaatttttttgataataattttatttatttgtcaAACTTTTACCATAATTGTAGTTAAATTGATAATATCTttagattttttgtttctttgaaaaggaaagtctttttaaaaaggaaaatctTATAAGCGCCTTTCAGCCTTTTTCTCGTTCTACGGCTCTAGGGTTTCCACGTCCACAGATTTCATCCATTGATATTGCCTGTGATTCGTGAAGGCGGTGGTGATTTGTGCTCCGATTTCCTTCGTCCCTGGAGCAATCACAAGCGTTGGAAAATAATTGTACTTGTGATTCTTTTCAGATCCTTCTGTCGAGTGGTTCCTGTtaatccttggttttggttttggttttggtTCCTGGTTTTTCTGATTGATTTACAAAATTGTCAGAATTCGAGCGCGCGATCGGGATTTTGGCTTCCAACGATGAGCGGAGACAGAAACCCGCTGGCTGGCGGGAACCCGGCTAGTGTCGATACGTTGCCGGGACACCATGTCCACCACATGTCGGCCGATCATCATGCGCTGCCTGTCGTGGCCCTTCCGCCCAACGTAGGCGATGCCCACGCAATTGGCGGCGGCAACGGAGAGTTGATTGCCGCCGCCGATGCGCAGGCCTGGCAGCAGTACCAGGAAGCGAACTGCAGCAGCAGCAATAACGGGATGGAAGAGGACGGCGTAGGAGTCTTGGAGAGCGACTATATGGAGGCAGAAGAACCTCTTGCTGCGGTACCAGCACAGGTAGGCTGGAATCGGCTTACGCTCTCGTTTGAGGACGCAGTCTACGTCTTTGATTCTGTTTCTGCCGACCAggttttttttctatctttttgtttcGCTTGCTGTAGTTCAAAAGGCCGTTTTTGAAGTTAAAAAATTCCTTCTTTTGCACTTCTGCTTCAAATTGTAGGTTCAATCCGTACTTTTGTTACTGGGAGGCCGTGAGACGCAATCTGGATCAAGTCCTTTTCCGTCATCTTCTACTCAAATTCAAGTACTGTCAAGCATTGCTCGATGTAGAATTGTATTAAATGCGTTTGTTAATTTATCTGTTTTTGGTATATGGCAGCAGCCTGGAGATATTCCTCATAGAATTGCATCCTTGATGAGGTTTAGAGAAAAGCGGAAAGATAGGAATTTTGATAAGAAAATACGATATGCTGTTCGCAAGGAAGTTGCATCAAGGTAGGACCATTTAATTTTATTGCTATTTTATAAGGTTCGGCCTACAGAAGTTAGATGAATTGTGGTTTCTCAAACTCTGTAGGACCATTTAATGTTTGTTAATTTCTAACTATTGAATTTTATCTGGTGATGTGTCCTTATAATTTCTTGTACATATCCTTgttctcttattcttttaataTCCAACACTAGGCTCTTGCTATACTTAAGGCTCATTTGGTAGTATCATGGGAGTGATGACAATTGTTAATAATGTAGAGGATTAATGTTATGGACCATTTCACTTTTTTATGCTAATCAATCTTTTAGAACACATAACCATCATTGTTTCTAACCAACTAATGAATTGTGCAAAAATAACCGTTATTGTTAGAGAGTTAGACCGTGTGGGTTAGCAATGTAAAGATcattatttattttcaatgttttcTTTAGTTACAACTTAGATCATCCTCCTGCTTCTAGGCACAACTTGTATCCTTGCAAGTCAATTTTGCATTTCTGCCCTTAAGGTTGCCTGCACGGCCATCAGTAAAAGTCATTGCATCCTAAAAATAGAGGGCAAACTATCGATCTTAGTGTTTGATGACTATACATGTGATTGTCTCACTATGGGCACAGCTTGTCTTCTCTAATACCTTATCAGATTTACTTATGTGCACTGGCATATGTAGCATTGGGATATATAGGATGTAGCAATAAATTACTGACCTATGTATATGGACAACACACTCCCATGCTACAAAAATGAAACACCACTAGCAAGAATTTCTTTTTGTATCATAAGAAAGAACATCTTTATCTTTCCAAATTTCTTAGTATTTCTTTTTCCATTTTGGAATTTAGCTTCTGGTTGGACATGTTACAGGATGCAACGGAACAAGGGTCAATTTGCATCATCAAAATCAAAGACTACTGGATCCACGAGTGATAGTACTGCTGCCGACCAAGATTCTGGTTCACCGGAGAATAAGATTGTAGGGGCATCTGCGTAAGTTTTCAAAACAATATGTGCCTTTTGCTGTAGTTTTTGATTTTTGTAGAAGCAAAATTACTCAATAATGCTGAAGATTTAGTTGTCTGGAGACTGCAGTAGTAGTAAAATGGAAAGATTTTTGGGTTTGCTAAGCAATGAAAGGAATGAGATTGGATAATCTTTGTTGGAAAAGGAGTTCCTAGTGTGCATATGTTCTTTGTTTACCACAAaagttaaaaatagaaaatataaataCCTAAATTAAAATCTTTGGAATGATGAACATAGGAATAAAATTTCTTATACTCGTCAAGTGGTTCCTTGTTCCTATAAGTATCtaccttttgtttggtttaggtGGTAGGCTATCTTATTCTATATTTCAAATGTCAATTTCTCACTTGATTGATTCAAtagttgaaggggagccttggtgcaacaGTAAAGTTGTTGCCCTGTAACCTAGAGGTCACAAGTTTGAGTCAcgaaaacagcctcttgcaatgCAGGATAAGGCTACGTACGATCCTTCCTCAAGACCCCGCATTAGCAGGAGTTTTATGCACCGAACTGTCCTTTTATGGATTCAATAGTTAACAAGTTGAATCAGTGAATGCAAAGAGGTTGATGGAAATTAAGAAACTTTAATTAATGTAAAGTAAGTGGTTTAAGATATTTGAATATTAGAAGTCACAGCTTGCATAGGGTTCAAAGGATAAAATCCATGTACCAACCCTAAATAGTTGAGACAAACATAACTTGACGATAATGATTGTATCTCATATTGAAATTATTCTAGATACCAGCAATGCTGACTATTATTGCTTGGTGGTCTCATATGTATACACTATACTATATTGAtcaataattttgaatttgaaaatcTAATATACAGTTATGGATTTGCACAGATGTTATAACTGTGGCGCTAGCGCACAGTCTACACCGATGATGCGCCGTGGGCCTGATGGACAAAGGACCTTGTGCAATCCATGCGGAATTGTGTGGGCAAAGACGGTAGAGACTGGAATTGTTGTTTCTCCTAAACTCGAGCCATATTTCCTTCTGCTTGATGAATCACCTTCAACATTTACAGCTTCtgtgattttttttattgttagaTGATTGCTTTTGAATGTTGATGAATAATCTCTATCtgattttgatgaaatcaaacattTCCCTGCATCCTTAACTAGCTGCCTATACAGATTCAACTACTTGATCTGTTTTATGTTTTTGGTTAATGAGGAAAGATTGTAAGAGTTTCcaatattttctttcttcttattctACTGCCAGTTAAAGCATTGACAaacttgagaaaaaaaaagatattgAGAAATTAGGAAAACTGTCACTCATACTCAAATGTACCTTGAATATCAATTAGTTTTTATTACGGTTATTAGTTTGTTTATTGAAACATAAGGTCTCAACATTCACTGCATAAGATGGGTGTTCTCAGTAATATGTGATACTTATACAGAAGAATCTATTGAGAGATTTCACTTCCACTAAATAAAACAATAAACTATATTTATCCATGAAACAAACATGGTTTACAGTTTGATTAATGCTAAATCATGTTTCTGTGTGTCTTCAGGGCAAAATGAGGGATCTCTCAAAAATCAGGGCTAAATCAACAATGTAAGCTTTGCCAGAACCAAAAGAAGGGGCAATAACTTACAATATCACTGGCTGAATTGCGACCATTGACTTCGGCATCCCTTTTTGACATTGCAGTCA
This window of the Zingiber officinale cultivar Zhangliang chromosome 3B, Zo_v1.1, whole genome shotgun sequence genome carries:
- the LOC122056133 gene encoding GATA transcription factor 17-like isoform X2 — its product is MSGDRNPLAGGNPASVDTLPGHHVHHMSADHHALPVVALPPNVGDAHAIGGGNGELIAAADAQAWQQYQEANCSSSNNGMEEDGVGVLESDYMEAEEPLAAVPAQVGWNRLTLSFEDAVYVFDSVSADQVQSVLLLLGGRETQSGSSPFPSSSTQIQPGDIPHRIASLMRFREKRKDRNFDKKIRYAVRKEVASRMQRNKGQFASSKSKTTGSTSDSTAADQDSGSPENKIVGASACYNCGASAQSTPMMRRGPDGQRTLCNPCGIVWAKTGKMRDLSKIRAKSTM
- the LOC122056133 gene encoding GATA transcription factor 17-like isoform X1, whose product is MSGDRNPLAGGNPASVDTLPGHHVHHMSADHHALPVVALPPNVGDAHAIGGGNGELIAAADAQAWQQYQEANCSSSNNGMEEDGVGVLESDYMEAEEPLAAVPAQVGWNRLTLSFEDAVYVFDSVSADQVQSVLLLLGGRETQSGSSPFPSSSTQIQQPGDIPHRIASLMRFREKRKDRNFDKKIRYAVRKEVASRMQRNKGQFASSKSKTTGSTSDSTAADQDSGSPENKIVGASACYNCGASAQSTPMMRRGPDGQRTLCNPCGIVWAKTGKMRDLSKIRAKSTM